Proteins encoded together in one Chitinophaga sp. LS1 window:
- a CDS encoding DUF5675 family protein — translation MELLLMREYFDTGTNGALYMEGHRLCYTIELPWKENHVGCSCIPEGRYALKKRFSERKKWHLEVLGVQGRSLILIHPANNAMKELQGCIAPVTSIHGEGLGYYSVAAMDVLRRAVYMALDGKEQVFLTIKKKQQ, via the coding sequence ATGGAATTATTATTGATGCGGGAGTATTTTGATACGGGTACAAATGGCGCTTTGTACATGGAAGGGCATCGGCTTTGTTATACTATTGAGTTGCCGTGGAAGGAGAACCATGTGGGGTGTTCGTGTATTCCGGAAGGGAGGTATGCACTAAAGAAGCGATTTAGTGAGCGGAAGAAATGGCACCTTGAGGTGTTGGGTGTGCAAGGTAGGAGTCTTATCCTGATTCATCCGGCGAATAATGCGATGAAGGAGTTGCAGGGGTGTATTGCGCCGGTGACCAGTATTCATGGAGAGGGATTGGGGTATTATTCCGTGGCTGCAATGGATGTGTTGAGGAGGGCGGTGTATATGGCGCTAGATGGGAAGGAACAGGTTTTTTTAAC
- a CDS encoding TonB-dependent receptor gives MYNAEKGDLAVTGFVNFNTADAISSNTVKLEGGQYNTYRALAMINLLGDKAKAKNQSWYAASEYRYSDSYFDHSQHFKRFNFFTKYHGQLNEHNWLTLTASTLYSKWDASGQIPESAVDEGKVGFYGQLDPNEGGITSRTNLNVQLVTTLPNHDIIKNQVYYSRYKFDLFTNFTFFLEDTVNGDEIRQKEARNLFGYNGSYLHEGYIGNTKLTTDAGINARFDATDNSELSHTINRYTLIERFKLGDITEFSAGGYVNETLQFNNRLSLNLGLRFDQFFYKYNNKLADDATLSGEGIYTANNNVVSPKVNLYYQATDKTQFYLLLGKGFHSNDARVVVVEKGGQTLPAAYGADLGTVFKLSKSLLFNAAVWYSYLQKEYVYAGDGGTVEFSGRTRRVGFDFSGRFQPVAALYVDADVNYAHGRSIDDPKGENYIPLAPVWSSTGGVTWLLKNGINGSFRYRYLGDRAANEDYSLTAKGYFVNDLVLNYTRAKFEVGLTINNVFNVKWKETQFETVTRLKGEQPVDGVAFTAGTKFAALAHVSYFFR, from the coding sequence ATGTATAATGCAGAAAAGGGAGATCTTGCTGTAACTGGTTTTGTCAACTTTAATACAGCAGATGCGATCAGTTCCAACACTGTAAAACTGGAAGGTGGTCAATATAATACTTACCGGGCACTCGCGATGATAAACCTGCTGGGAGATAAAGCCAAAGCGAAGAATCAATCCTGGTATGCTGCTTCAGAATATCGCTATAGTGATAGTTACTTCGATCATTCCCAGCATTTCAAGCGTTTCAATTTCTTTACTAAATATCATGGTCAACTCAATGAGCATAACTGGTTAACATTGACAGCATCTACGCTTTATAGCAAATGGGATGCATCCGGCCAGATACCTGAAAGTGCTGTTGATGAAGGGAAAGTAGGGTTTTATGGACAGTTGGATCCGAATGAGGGGGGGATTACTTCCCGGACAAATTTGAATGTACAGTTAGTCACTACTCTTCCTAACCATGATATCATAAAAAACCAGGTTTATTATTCCAGGTACAAGTTTGATCTGTTTACGAATTTTACTTTCTTTTTAGAAGATACTGTAAATGGAGATGAGATCAGGCAAAAAGAAGCGCGTAATTTATTTGGATATAATGGCAGTTACCTGCATGAAGGGTATATAGGGAATACAAAGTTAACCACTGACGCTGGTATCAATGCGCGTTTTGATGCTACAGATAATTCAGAGCTATCTCATACTATCAACCGCTATACATTGATTGAACGTTTTAAACTGGGCGATATTACTGAATTCAGTGCAGGTGGATATGTGAATGAAACCCTACAGTTTAATAACCGGCTTTCATTAAATTTAGGGCTAAGGTTTGATCAATTCTTCTATAAGTACAATAACAAACTGGCGGATGATGCTACATTAAGTGGTGAGGGGATTTATACAGCTAATAATAATGTTGTTAGTCCGAAGGTGAACCTTTATTACCAGGCAACAGATAAAACGCAGTTTTATTTGTTGTTGGGGAAAGGGTTTCATTCCAACGATGCCCGGGTAGTGGTAGTGGAAAAAGGGGGGCAGACCTTGCCTGCTGCATATGGTGCAGATCTGGGAACAGTGTTCAAGTTATCAAAAAGTTTATTATTTAATGCAGCGGTATGGTATAGCTATTTGCAAAAAGAATATGTATATGCAGGTGATGGTGGAACTGTTGAATTCAGTGGTCGTACCCGTCGTGTGGGTTTCGACTTTTCAGGACGTTTTCAGCCGGTTGCTGCGCTTTATGTAGATGCGGATGTAAACTATGCACATGGGCGTTCTATCGATGACCCTAAGGGGGAAAACTATATTCCGCTTGCACCGGTATGGAGTAGTACGGGAGGGGTAACATGGTTATTAAAGAATGGAATCAATGGCAGTTTTCGATATCGTTATTTAGGAGACAGGGCTGCGAATGAGGATTATAGTCTGACAGCAAAGGGGTATTTTGTGAATGATTTAGTTTTGAATTACACAAGGGCGAAGTTTGAGGTAGGCTTAACGATCAACAATGTGTTTAATGTGAAATGGAAGGAGACACAATTTGAGACAGTCACACGTTTGAAGGGTGAACAGCCTGTTGATGGTGTTGCATTTACAGCAGGGACTAAGTTTGCAGCGCTTGCTCATGTCAGTTATTTTTTCAGATAA
- a CDS encoding TonB-dependent receptor plug domain-containing protein, producing the protein MNLLKLLLVITMTIVINHSISAQQQTLSGIVIDSATHVPASGVTVRLTPGNHTDITDENGRFFYKNIPVEARVIIVSAIGYKQQSYQLSNFRNGQIIPIATQQTQLTDVIITANTGNPYKALSEMDIKLRGVSNSQEVLRIVPGLFIGQHQGGGKAEQIFLRGFDNDHGTDISMSVDGIPINMVSHAHGCVCVCVCVCVCVCVCVCVCVCVCVCVCVCVCVCRAMQIVISLFPKRLKVLLTRRECIMQKREILL; encoded by the coding sequence ATGAATTTATTAAAATTATTGCTTGTTATCACGATGACCATCGTGATCAATCATTCTATTTCTGCACAACAACAAACCCTTTCCGGTATAGTCATTGACAGTGCAACACATGTTCCTGCCAGCGGGGTGACTGTACGTTTGACTCCCGGCAACCATACGGACATAACGGATGAAAATGGACGGTTCTTTTATAAAAATATCCCTGTTGAGGCGAGGGTGATTATAGTATCGGCAATTGGCTATAAGCAACAATCTTACCAGTTAAGTAACTTTAGAAATGGTCAGATTATTCCTATCGCCACCCAGCAAACTCAATTAACAGATGTGATCATCACTGCGAATACCGGCAATCCATATAAGGCTTTGAGTGAAATGGATATTAAGTTAAGAGGTGTATCAAATTCACAGGAAGTGTTACGGATTGTGCCTGGTTTGTTTATAGGCCAGCATCAGGGTGGGGGCAAGGCAGAACAGATCTTCCTGCGAGGTTTTGATAATGATCATGGTACAGATATCAGTATGAGTGTAGATGGAATACCTATTAATATGGTTTCGCATGCACATGGGTGTGTGTGTGTGTGTGTGTGTGTGTGTGTGTGTGTGTGTGTGTGTGTGTGTGTGTGTGTGTGTGTGTGTGTGTGTGTGTGTGTGTGTGTGTGTGTGTGCAGGGCTATGCAGATAGTCATTTCATTATTCCCGAAACGATTGAAAGTACTACTTACCAGAAGGGAATGTATAATGCAGAAAAGGGAGATCTTGCTGTAA
- a CDS encoding HupE/UreJ family protein — protein MLSQSKFIIVFAHIQPGELTRLLKSNVISAYLLQGYQHILPYGYDHIAFILGLFLLSPRLKAILWQATAFTIAHSITLGLAIYHIITPSPALVEPLIALSILYVAVENILSPKLRLSRIGIVFLFGLIHGLGFAGSLSQLGLSHEHYFSCLIMFNLGVELGQITVILTCYFLLARWFADKPYYRKYIAIPLSALIGVIACIWLVQRI, from the coding sequence ATGCTATCTCAAAGTAAATTTATTATTGTATTCGCTCATATACAACCAGGAGAGCTGACCCGGCTGCTAAAATCAAATGTGATATCCGCTTATCTGCTACAAGGATATCAGCATATTTTGCCATACGGCTACGACCACATTGCATTTATTTTAGGACTATTTTTACTAAGCCCCCGTTTAAAGGCCATATTATGGCAGGCCACGGCATTCACTATCGCCCATTCTATTACACTTGGACTCGCCATATATCATATTATTACCCCCTCGCCGGCACTTGTAGAGCCATTAATAGCACTGTCCATTCTTTACGTTGCCGTCGAAAATATTCTTTCCCCTAAGTTGAGGCTTTCGAGAATAGGAATTGTATTCCTCTTCGGATTAATTCATGGACTTGGATTTGCAGGCTCGCTGTCGCAATTGGGATTGTCTCATGAGCATTATTTCTCCTGCCTGATTATGTTTAACCTGGGAGTTGAACTTGGACAAATTACAGTGATACTTACCTGCTATTTTTTACTGGCCAGGTGGTTTGCGGATAAACCTTATTATCGAAAATATATAGCAATACCGCTATCAGCCTTGATTGGCGTGATAGCTTGTATCTGGCTGGTACAAAGGATATAA
- a CDS encoding lysophospholipid acyltransferase family protein yields MNWFKNLAGRIYALYVLMIFTIFMLIFLLPMWLLSFYSLRTRVRRFVKSGRLWCRIMMPLIGCPVRTKGRENFAPGQAYIIVCNHNSFMDIPATYAGIPGIHKSLAKKEMVKAPIFGIMYKIGSVLVDRKDPASRKHSFVEMKEVLGNGMHMLLYPEGTRNKTDQPLKEFYDGAFSLAIDTKKPILPTIIKGTKEIMPPGKTFFAWPHAVTMEFLPPVSTIGYTMQDIEELKAKVFQIMWEHYQKP; encoded by the coding sequence ATGAACTGGTTTAAAAACCTGGCTGGCAGAATCTATGCATTATATGTGCTGATGATCTTCACCATATTCATGCTCATTTTCCTGCTCCCAATGTGGTTGTTATCATTCTACTCTCTAAGAACCCGCGTTCGAAGATTTGTCAAATCCGGACGCCTCTGGTGCCGTATAATGATGCCGCTGATCGGTTGTCCCGTCCGTACCAAAGGCCGCGAAAATTTCGCCCCCGGACAAGCCTATATCATCGTTTGTAACCACAACTCCTTCATGGATATCCCTGCCACCTACGCCGGCATCCCAGGTATCCACAAAAGCCTCGCAAAAAAGGAAATGGTAAAAGCTCCCATCTTTGGCATTATGTACAAGATCGGCAGCGTGCTGGTAGATCGGAAAGACCCCGCCAGCCGTAAACATAGCTTCGTGGAAATGAAAGAGGTACTGGGAAATGGCATGCATATGCTACTCTATCCGGAAGGCACCAGGAACAAAACTGATCAACCCCTGAAGGAGTTTTATGACGGGGCCTTTTCACTCGCTATTGACACCAAAAAGCCCATTTTACCAACCATCATAAAAGGCACAAAAGAAATTATGCCCCCTGGAAAAACGTTCTTTGCCTGGCCACATGCTGTTACAATGGAGTTCCTGCCACCCGTCTCCACTATTGGGTACACCATGCAGGATATAGAAGAACTAAAGGCAAAAGTATTCCAAATCATGTGGGAACATTATCAAAAACCATAA